Proteins found in one uncultured Desulfuromonas sp. genomic segment:
- a CDS encoding YadA-like family protein: protein MTRCVKLWSWLVMVFLLALPVPQEALAVMVGSRVGEVVSTVGADDHDDETNTSIGKRSDAGVDGESDMYATAVGYDANAKGTKSTATGGNSDATADYATATGYNSDAEAEYATANGYNTNATGTNSTAIGANADATRKGSTATGYDANATGDYSTATGAGSDATADYATATGYNSDAEAEFATANGYNTNATGTNSTAIGANADATQQGSTATGYDANATGDYSTATGALSDATAEYATANGYNTNATGTNSTAIGANADATRKGSTATGMNAKATGKYSTAVGASSSASQESATALGNGSTASGYSSTALGKNAIASANYSTALGRDSTASGSWSTALGQNAIASANYSTALGHDSTASATQSTALGKDATASASSSTATGYDANATGESATAVGAVSVASGFNAAAYGGHSDATAAYSTAFGAYTDATQKGSTATGYNAKATGVYSTAIGTQSTASQDGAVALGRVSTASATWSTAVGTKSTASQEGATALGRGSTASGFCSTALGKDATASASHSVALGYGSKATEANTVSVGTSTSQRRITNVATALNGTDAVNLDQVESLIVTGGEQWLNSTETGSATVSGSNATAIGSGSAATADGSVALGQGSIADEENTLSVGSDGSERRITNVAAGVNDTDAVNMSQLNAVQSQVRGNASKIATHTTKIATNSAAIAAIKAQSAILSSSESDSASSSGSNSLAIGSGASAHDDDTAIGANATVTADSSTAVGSNTLIESEQAVAVGADATVSSEATGGVAIGQNAVVEQGASNAVALGTDSVADEANTVSVGSSVNQRRVTNVADGENNGDAVNVSQLNTVKSDVSSNSASIESEAETRAASDEAQQKGISANRSSITQNVSDISENRSAIAANRHDIHRLSKDVEDNRAGIAAAAALVEITPSAPGKTTINLGLASFKDQVAVGMTSMHRFERFDNVMINAGVSVANDNVLVRAGGSFEF, encoded by the coding sequence ATGACGCGTTGTGTGAAGCTGTGGAGTTGGTTGGTGATGGTGTTTCTGTTGGCGCTGCCGGTACCTCAAGAGGCTTTGGCCGTTATGGTGGGGAGTCGCGTCGGGGAAGTAGTCTCGACGGTTGGTGCTGATGATCATGATGATGAGACCAACACCTCCATCGGCAAGAGATCTGATGCCGGCGTTGATGGTGAAAGTGACATGTACGCTACGGCGGTGGGCTATGACGCCAACGCCAAAGGAACCAAGAGTACAGCCACTGGCGGCAATAGTGATGCGACGGCAGACTATGCCACGGCCACCGGCTACAATAGCGATGCCGAAGCCGAGTATGCCACGGCCAATGGTTACAATACCAATGCCACCGGCACCAATAGTACCGCCATCGGAGCTAATGCTGATGCCACGCGAAAAGGGAGCACGGCTACCGGCTATGACGCTAACGCCACCGGCGATTACAGTACAGCCACTGGCGCTGGCAGCGATGCGACAGCAGACTATGCCACGGCCACCGGCTACAATAGCGATGCCGAAGCCGAGTTTGCCACGGCCAATGGTTACAATACCAATGCCACCGGCACCAATAGTACCGCCATCGGAGCTAATGCTGATGCCACGCAACAAGGGAGCACGGCTACCGGCTATGACGCTAACGCCACCGGCGATTACAGTACAGCCACTGGCGCTTTAAGCGATGCGACGGCAGAGTATGCCACGGCCAATGGTTACAATACCAATGCCACCGGCACCAATAGTACCGCCATCGGAGCTAATGCTGATGCCACGCGAAAAGGGAGCACGGCTACCGGCATGAATGCGAAGGCCACAGGGAAATACAGTACCGCGGTCGGGGCGAGCTCAAGCGCCAGTCAAGAATCAGCCACGGCCCTGGGTAATGGTTCCACGGCTTCCGGCTATTCTAGTACGGCTTTGGGGAAAAACGCCATAGCCTCGGCAAACTACTCTACGGCCCTGGGACGTGATTCCACGGCTTCCGGCTCATGGAGTACGGCTTTGGGGCAAAACGCCATAGCCTCGGCAAACTACTCTACGGCCCTGGGACATGATTCCACGGCTTCCGCCACACAGAGTACGGCTTTGGGGAAAGACGCCACAGCCTCGGCGAGCTCCTCTACGGCTACAGGGTATGACGCCAACGCCACCGGTGAATCGGCGACAGCTGTTGGAGCGGTTAGTGTTGCGTCAGGTTTTAATGCAGCGGCCTATGGCGGCCATAGTGACGCCACCGCCGCTTATAGTACCGCCTTCGGTGCTTATACGGATGCCACACAAAAAGGGAGCACGGCTACCGGTTATAATGCCAAAGCTACAGGGGTATACAGTACCGCCATCGGCACACAATCCACGGCCAGTCAGGACGGCGCCGTTGCCCTGGGTAGAGTTTCCACGGCTTCGGCCACATGGAGTACGGCGGTCGGCACAAAATCCACGGCCAGTCAGGAAGGTGCCACGGCCCTGGGTAGAGGTTCCACGGCTTCCGGCTTTTGTAGTACGGCTTTGGGGAAAGACGCCACAGCCTCGGCGAGCCACTCCGTCGCCCTGGGATATGGCTCTAAGGCCACTGAAGCCAATACCGTGTCCGTCGGCACATCCACCAGCCAGCGCCGCATCACCAACGTCGCCACGGCACTCAACGGCACCGACGCCGTTAACCTCGATCAAGTAGAAAGCCTGATCGTCACCGGCGGAGAGCAGTGGCTCAACAGCACTGAAACCGGCTCCGCCACCGTTTCCGGCAGCAATGCCACGGCCATCGGCTCCGGCAGTGCCGCTACCGCCGACGGTTCCGTGGCCCTCGGCCAAGGCTCCATTGCCGATGAAGAAAATACCCTGTCCGTCGGTTCCGACGGCAGCGAGCGGCGCATCACCAATGTCGCCGCCGGCGTCAACGACACCGATGCGGTGAACATGAGCCAACTCAATGCGGTACAAAGCCAGGTCCGTGGCAACGCCTCCAAGATCGCCACCCATACAACCAAAATTGCCACCAACAGCGCCGCCATCGCCGCTATCAAAGCTCAGTCCGCCATCCTCTCCTCCAGCGAAAGCGACAGCGCCAGTAGCAGCGGCAGCAACAGCCTGGCCATCGGCTCCGGTGCCTCCGCCCATGACGACGATACCGCCATCGGTGCCAATGCCACGGTCACCGCCGACAGCTCCACCGCCGTTGGTTCCAACACTCTGATCGAATCGGAACAAGCCGTGGCCGTGGGTGCTGATGCAACCGTAAGCAGTGAGGCCACCGGCGGTGTTGCCATTGGTCAGAACGCGGTCGTGGAACAAGGCGCAAGCAACGCCGTTGCCCTGGGCACAGACTCAGTGGCCGATGAAGCCAATACCGTGTCCGTCGGCAGCAGCGTCAACCAGCGGCGCGTTACCAACGTGGCCGACGGCGAAAACAACGGCGATGCGGTCAATGTCAGTCAGCTCAATACGGTGAAAAGCGATGTGAGCAGCAACAGCGCGTCGATTGAGAGTGAAGCCGAGACCCGCGCCGCTTCTGATGAGGCGCAACAAAAGGGTATTTCCGCCAACAGAAGCTCAATCACGCAAAATGTCAGTGATATTTCTGAAAATCGCAGCGCCATCGCCGCAAATCGTCACGATATTCATCGATTAAGTAAAGACGTTGAGGATAACCGGGCCGGTATTGCCGCGGCTGCAGCGCTGGTGGAGATCACGCCGTCGGCACCGGGTAAGACGACGATTAATCTGGGGCTGGCTTCGTTCAAGGATCAGGTGGCGGTGGGCATGACCAGCATGCATCGCTTTGAACGATTCGATAATGTGATGATCAATGCCGGGGTTTCGGTGGCGAACGACAATGTGCTGGTGCGCGCGGGAGGTAGTTTTGAGTTTTAA
- a CDS encoding YadA-like family protein, giving the protein MTRCVKLWSWLVMVVLLAALPVPQEALAVMVGSRDGTTVKTTGAHDHSDTTNTSIGKASDAGVGGESGILATAVGYAARATNSKSTAIGANADATRKGSTATGYNADATGLYSTAIGAQAAASQEDATALGNGSTASGLQSTALGKDAIASEKSSTALGHGSTASGKWSTALGQTATASGESSTALGKSSTASGNYSTALGSRSTASGSYSTALGRYATASAISSTALGYGSTASQEGATALGRDSMASGLSSTALGKGATASAYISTALGYGSTASGKWSTALGDSATASAISSTATGFESNARGTNSTALGTQATASQEGATALGRSSMASATQSTALGKDATASASNSVALGYGSVAKEADTVSVGTSTSQRRITNVATALNGTDAVNLDQVESLITTSGEKWLSSSEGNAATVSGSNATAIGSGSAATADGSVALGQGSIADEANTVSLGSGSMATATNAIALGFGSVADEINTVSVGTSTSQRRITNVATALNGTDAVNLDQVESLITTSGEKWLNSTETGSASVAGSNATAIGSGSFATADGSVALGQGSIADEENTLSVGSDGSERRITNVAAGVNDTDAVNMSQLNAVQNQVSTNASNIAANTSKIATNRAKIAANSEEIAAIKAQSAMISSSESDSASSSGSNSLAIGSGASAHDDDTAIGANATVTADSSTAVGSNTLIASEQAVAVGADATVSSEATGGVALGQNAVVEQGASNAVALGQGSIADEANTVSVGSSVNQRRVTNVADGENNGDAVNVGQLNTVKSDVSSNSAAIESEAETRAASDEAQQADIASNSSAIASNSSAIAENSHDIRRLSKDVDINRAGIAAVAAMAAIPGPVPGKRNSFGIGYGTFKGEDALALGFKADLTQNLRMTTAVSHSRHDMAANVGLGWSW; this is encoded by the coding sequence ATGACGCGTTGTGTGAAGCTGTGGAGTTGGTTGGTGATGGTGGTTTTATTGGCGGCGCTGCCGGTACCTCAAGAGGCTTTGGCCGTTATGGTGGGGAGTCGCGACGGAACCACGGTTAAGACGACGGGTGCTCATGATCATAGCGATACCACCAACACCTCCATCGGCAAGGCATCTGATGCCGGCGTTGGTGGTGAGAGTGGCATCCTCGCTACGGCGGTGGGCTATGCCGCCAGGGCCACCAACAGCAAGAGTACCGCCATCGGAGCTAATGCTGATGCCACGCGAAAAGGGAGCACGGCTACCGGCTATAACGCGGATGCGACAGGGCTATACAGTACCGCCATCGGAGCGCAAGCCGCGGCCAGTCAGGAAGACGCCACGGCCCTAGGTAATGGTTCCACGGCTTCCGGCTTACAGAGTACGGCTTTGGGGAAAGACGCCATAGCCTCGGAAAAATCCTCTACGGCCCTGGGTCATGGTTCCACGGCTTCCGGCAAATGGAGTACGGCTTTGGGGCAAACCGCCACAGCCTCGGGAGAATCCTCTACGGCCCTGGGTAAAAGTTCCACGGCTTCCGGCAATTACAGTACGGCCCTGGGTTCTCGTTCCACGGCTTCCGGCTCTTACAGCACGGCTTTGGGGCGATACGCCACAGCCTCGGCAATCTCCTCTACGGCCCTGGGTTATGGTTCCACGGCCAGTCAGGAAGGCGCCACGGCCCTGGGTAGAGATTCCATGGCTTCCGGCTTATCGAGTACGGCTTTGGGGAAAGGCGCCACAGCCTCGGCATACATCTCTACGGCCCTGGGTTATGGTTCCACGGCTTCCGGCAAATGGAGCACGGCTTTGGGGGACAGCGCCACAGCCTCGGCAATCTCCTCTACGGCTACAGGGTTTGAAAGTAACGCCAGAGGCACCAATAGTACCGCCCTCGGCACACAAGCCACGGCCAGTCAGGAAGGCGCCACGGCCCTGGGTAGAAGTTCCATGGCTTCCGCCACACAGAGTACGGCTTTGGGGAAAGACGCCACAGCCTCGGCGAGCAACTCCGTCGCCCTGGGATATGGCTCTGTCGCCAAAGAGGCAGATACCGTGTCCGTCGGCACATCCACCAGCCAGCGCCGCATCACCAATGTGGCCACGGCACTCAACGGCACCGACGCCGTTAACCTCGATCAAGTAGAAAGCCTGATCACGACCAGCGGTGAAAAGTGGCTCAGCAGCAGCGAAGGCAATGCCGCCACCGTTTCCGGCAGCAATGCCACGGCCATCGGCTCCGGCAGTGCCGCCACCGCCGACGGTTCCGTGGCCCTTGGCCAGGGCTCCATTGCCGATGAAGCCAATACCGTCTCCCTGGGCAGCGGCAGCATGGCTACGGCCACCAACGCCATCGCCCTCGGTTTCGGCTCCGTCGCCGATGAAATCAATACCGTGTCCGTCGGCACATCCACCAGTCAGCGCCGCATCACCAACGTCGCCACGGCACTCAACGGCACCGACGCCGTCAACCTTGATCAAGTAGAAAGCCTGATCACGACCAGCGGTGAGAAATGGCTCAACAGCACCGAAACCGGCTCGGCCAGCGTTGCCGGCAGCAATGCCACGGCCATCGGCTCCGGCAGCTTTGCCACCGCCGACGGTTCCGTGGCCCTCGGCCAAGGCTCCATTGCCGATGAAGAAAACACCCTGTCCGTCGGTTCCGACGGCAGCGAGCGGCGCATCACCAACGTCGCCGCCGGCGTCAACGACACCGACGCGGTGAACATGAGCCAACTCAATGCGGTGCAAAACCAGGTCAGCACCAACGCCTCAAATATCGCCGCCAATACCTCTAAAATTGCCACCAATAGGGCAAAAATAGCCGCCAACTCGGAAGAGATTGCCGCCATCAAAGCCCAGTCGGCGATGATTTCCTCCAGCGAAAGCGACAGCGCCAGTAGCAGCGGCAGCAACAGCCTGGCCATCGGCTCCGGTGCCTCCGCCCATGACGACGATACCGCCATCGGTGCCAATGCCACAGTCACCGCCGACAGCTCCACCGCCGTCGGGTCCAACACCCTGATCGCATCGGAACAGGCCGTGGCCGTGGGTGCCGATGCAACCGTAAGCAGTGAGGCCACCGGCGGTGTTGCCCTCGGTCAGAATGCGGTCGTGGAACAAGGCGCAAGCAACGCCGTCGCCCTCGGCCAGGGTTCCATTGCCGATGAAGCCAATACCGTGTCCGTCGGCAGCAGCGTCAACCAGCGGCGCGTTACCAACGTGGCCGACGGTGAAAACAACGGCGATGCGGTCAATGTCGGTCAGCTCAATACCGTGAAAAGCGATGTGAGTAGCAACAGCGCGGCGATTGAGAGTGAAGCCGAGACCCGCGCCGCTTCTGATGAGGCGCAACAGGCGGATATTGCTTCGAACAGCAGCGCCATTGCCTCGAACAGCAGCGCCATTGCTGAGAATAGTCACGATATACGACGCTTAAGCAAAGATGTCGATATTAACCGCGCCGGTATTGCGGCGGTGGCGGCCATGGCTGCCATCCCCGGTCCGGTGCCGGGCAAGCGCAATTCCTTCGGCATCGGTTACGGCACCTTTAAAGGGGAAGATGCCCTGGCTCTGGGGTTTAAAGCGGATTTGACGCAAAACCTGAGAATGACCACGGCAGTGTCCCACTCACGTCATGATATGGCTGCCAATGTCGGTCTTGGCTGGAGCTGGTAG
- a CDS encoding YadA-like family protein, with product MTRCVKLWSWLVMVVLLAALPVPQEALAVMVGSRTGTTVVTTGADDHDDATNTSIGKESGAGVFGGESNMYATAVGYDANASGTKSTATGGNSDARGDYATANGYNSNATGFNSTAIGANANATWDSWSATAVGYGTTATGSASTATGAGSYATANHATATGAFSGANGGYSTANGYESKASGTKSTATGTISNATADYATANGYNAKATGVSSTAVGAQSVASQESATALGHGSTASGSYSTAVGAQSVASQESATALGHGSTASGKRSTALGKNAKASAYSSTALGHGSTASGSYSTALGQNAKASAGSTALGHGSTASGFSSTALGKDAKASALASMALGYRSTASGSYSTALGDSATASAYYSTALGYSTTASGSYSTALGQRATASASNSVALGYHSAADEANTVSLGSGSMATATNAIALGFGSVADEINTVSVGTSTSQRRITNVATALNGTDAVNLDQVESLISTSGEKWLSSSEGNAATVSGSNATAIGSGSAATADGSVALGQGSIADEENTVSLGSGSMATATNAIALGFGSVADEINTVSVGSKYSQRRITNVATAVNGTDAVNLDQVESLIVTGGEQWLNSTETGSASVAGSNATAIGSGSFATADGSVALGQGSIADEENTLSVGSDGSERRITNVADGVNDTDAVNMSQLNAVQNQVSDNASNIAANTSAINRNASKIATHTTKIATNSADIAIIKAQSAILSSSESDSASSSGSNSLALGSGASAHDDDTAIGTNATVTADSSTAVGSNTLIESEQAVAVGADATVSSEATGGVAIGQNAVVEQGASNAVALGTDSVADEANTVSVGSSVNQRRVTNVADGENDVDAVNVSQLNTVKSDVSSNSAAIESEAETRAASDEAQQEGISANSSAITEVRQTLNDTRDAVAHLDRRVDQLENEMDEVAALASAFSALVPNARSASNTQLSLGLGNYGNANAVALGVFHYVNDNVLVNVGASTAFGNRKTAARAGITIGF from the coding sequence ATGACGCGTTGTGTGAAGCTGTGGAGTTGGTTGGTGATGGTGGTTTTATTGGCGGCGCTGCCGGTACCTCAAGAGGCTTTGGCCGTTATGGTGGGGAGTCGCACCGGAACCACGGTTGTGACGACGGGTGCTGATGATCATGACGATGCCACCAACACCTCCATCGGCAAGGAATCTGGTGCCGGCGTTTTTGGCGGTGAGAGTAACATGTACGCTACGGCGGTGGGCTATGACGCCAACGCCAGCGGAACCAAGAGTACAGCCACTGGCGGCAACAGCGATGCGAGGGGAGACTATGCCACGGCCAATGGTTACAATAGCAACGCCACCGGCTTCAATAGTACCGCCATCGGAGCTAATGCGAATGCCACATGGGATTCGTGGAGTGCGACGGCGGTCGGCTATGGAACCACCGCCACCGGATCCGCGAGTACAGCCACTGGCGCTGGCAGTTATGCGACGGCAAACCATGCCACGGCCACCGGCGCTTTTAGTGGAGCCAATGGCGGGTATAGTACGGCCAATGGTTACGAAAGCAAGGCCAGCGGAACCAAGAGTACAGCCACTGGCACCATCAGCAATGCGACGGCAGACTATGCCACGGCCAATGGTTACAATGCCAAGGCCACCGGCGTATCCAGCACGGCGGTCGGCGCGCAGTCCGTAGCCAGTCAAGAATCAGCCACGGCCCTGGGTCATGGTTCCACGGCTTCCGGCTCTTACAGCACGGCGGTCGGCGCGCAGTCCGTAGCCAGTCAAGAATCAGCCACGGCCCTGGGTCATGGTTCCACGGCTTCCGGCAAAAGGAGCACGGCTTTGGGGAAAAACGCCAAAGCCTCGGCGTACTCCTCTACGGCCCTGGGTCATGGTTCCACGGCTTCCGGCTCTTACAGCACGGCTTTGGGGCAAAACGCCAAAGCCTCGGCGGGCTCTACGGCCCTGGGTCATGGTTCCACGGCTTCCGGCTTTTCCAGCACGGCTTTGGGGAAAGACGCCAAAGCCTCGGCATTAGCCTCTATGGCCCTGGGTTATCGTTCCACGGCTTCCGGCTCTTACAGCACGGCTTTGGGGGACAGCGCCACAGCCTCGGCATACTACTCTACGGCCCTGGGTTATAGTACCACGGCTTCCGGCTCTTACAGCACGGCTTTGGGGCAACGCGCCACAGCCTCGGCGAGCAACTCCGTCGCCCTGGGATATCACTCTGCCGCCGATGAAGCCAATACCGTCTCCCTGGGCAGCGGCAGCATGGCTACGGCCACCAACGCCATCGCCCTCGGTTTCGGCTCCGTCGCCGATGAAATCAATACCGTGTCCGTCGGCACTTCCACCAGCCAGCGCCGCATCACCAACGTCGCCACGGCACTTAACGGCACCGACGCCGTTAACCTCGATCAAGTAGAAAGCCTGATCTCGACCAGCGGTGAAAAGTGGCTCAGCAGCAGCGAAGGCAATGCCGCCACCGTTTCCGGCAGCAATGCCACCGCCATCGGCTCCGGCAGTGCCGCCACTGCCGACGGTTCCGTGGCCCTTGGCCAGGGCTCCATTGCCGATGAAGAAAATACCGTCTCCCTGGGCAGCGGCAGCATGGCTACGGCCACCAACGCCATCGCCCTCGGTTTCGGCTCCGTCGCCGATGAAATCAATACCGTGTCCGTCGGCAGCAAATACAGTCAGCGCCGCATCACCAATGTCGCCACCGCCGTCAACGGCACCGATGCCGTCAACCTCGATCAAGTAGAAAGCCTGATCGTTACCGGCGGAGAGCAGTGGCTCAACAGCACCGAAACCGGCTCGGCCAGCGTTGCCGGCAGCAATGCCACGGCCATCGGCTCCGGCAGCTTTGCCACCGCCGACGGTTCCGTGGCCCTCGGCCAAGGCTCCATTGCCGATGAAGAAAATACCCTGTCCGTCGGTTCCGACGGCAGCGAGCGGCGCATCACCAACGTCGCCGACGGCGTCAATGACACCGATGCCGTCAACATGAGCCAACTCAATGCGGTGCAAAACCAGGTCAGTGACAACGCCTCAAACATCGCCGCCAATACCAGCGCCATTAACCGCAACGCCTCCAAGATCGCCACCCATACAACCAAAATTGCCACCAACAGCGCCGACATCGCTATCATTAAAGCCCAGTCCGCCATCCTCTCCTCCAGCGAAAGCGACAGCGCCAGTAGCAGCGGCAGCAACAGCCTGGCCCTCGGCTCCGGTGCCTCCGCCCATGACGACGATACCGCCATCGGCACCAATGCCACAGTCACCGCCGACAGCTCCACCGCCGTCGGGTCCAACACCCTGATCGAATCGGAACAGGCCGTGGCCGTGGGTGCCGACGCCACGGTGAGCAGTGAGGCCACCGGTGGGGTGGCCATTGGTCAGAATGCGGTCGTGGAACAAGGCGCAAGCAACGCCGTTGCCCTGGGCACAGACTCAGTGGCCGATGAAGCCAATACCGTGTCCGTCGGCAGCAGCGTCAACCAGCGGCGCGTTACCAACGTGGCCGACGGCGAAAACGACGTCGATGCGGTCAATGTCAGTCAGCTCAATACCGTGAAAAGCGATGTGAGCAGCAACAGCGCGGCGATTGAGAGTGAAGCCGAGACCCGCGCCGCTTCTGATGAGGCGCAACAAGAGGGGATTTCCGCCAACAGCAGCGCCATCACCGAAGTGCGACAGACTTTAAATGACACACGGGATGCCGTGGCACACCTTGACCGGCGCGTTGATCAACTGGAGAACGAAATGGATGAAGTTGCGGCTCTGGCCTCGGCGTTTTCGGCTCTGGTACCCAATGCGCGTAGCGCCAGCAATACCCAGCTTTCACTGGGGCTGGGCAATTACGGCAACGCCAATGCCGTGGCGCTGGGGGTGTTTCATTATGTCAATGACAACGTGTTGGTGAACGTCGGGGCTTCCACCGCCTTCGGCAACAGAAAAACCGCCGCCCGTGCCGGGATTACCATTGGGTTTTAA